The genomic segment CCGGTTGTAGGTCCTATGGTAATCGGTGCCGTGGTTGTGGATGAGGAGAACGTACCCGAGCTAGCAAAACTCGGGGTCAGAGATTCCAAGAAACTCAGTCCCGGGCGCAGGGAGATGCTGTTCGACAGGATAGTTGACCTCCTGGACGACTACGTGCTCCTCGAATTATGGCCAGAGGAAATAGACGGAAGAACGTGCACACTCAACGAATTCGAGGTTAAAAACTTCATCCGGGCGTTGAACTCCCTGAAGGTGAAGCCCGATGTGCTGTACATAGACGCAGCAGACGTCAAGGAGGAGAGATTCGGTGAGGAGGTGTCCAGAGGACTGGACTTCACTCCCAGAATAATCGCGGAGCACAAGGCAGACGACAGGTTCATCCCAGTATCTGCGGCATCTATCCTGGCCAAAGTGACAAGGGACAGGCTTGTTGAAGCACTCAAGGAAGAATACGGCGAGATAGGTTCAGGATACCCTAGCGATCCACGGACGAGGGCGTTTCTCGAACGCTACTACCGCGAACACGGCGAGTTCCCTCCCATAGCCAGAAAAACCTGGGGAACACTGAAGAAGATAAAAGAGGCCGTTGAAGGAAAAGCTCAAAATGGGATGGGACAGCTCACGCTGGAGATGTTCACCGGGAGATCCCGGTAACATCCCAGATCCTCCGTTTAATGCGCAGGATCCAGACCCAGTACGTCTTTATGGATTCCCTGAATGCCTCCCAGCGTATGATATCGTTAAGCACAACTCCTATGGTGACCGCGGCGGGGGGAACGAGAACGGTAGCGTAAAAGCTGAACTGAGTCTTTCCACCAAGTGCGTATTGAAGGGCAAACAGAGCTATGGTACTCCAGAATATCCCAAAGGGCACGACAACCCTCGTCCTTTTTCTGTACACCCACGGAATGGCGAATATGAAGACCACCATGGCCAGCAAAAGGAAGGGATCAGTCTGGGCGTAGATGTTTGGGTTAAAGTGGAAGGGGAATGGGGTGCTGTTAACGAACCATTGCCAGAACGGGGAGGTGCTCGGATTCGGCCCCTTGTAGCTGAGGTGCCACCTAAAGCTACCCAAGAACTGCCGGAGCCAGTATTCGAAACCAACCGCCTTTATCGCGGTTAGGTTTGGAACGAGGAAGGCAACACCTGGAACTAGAGCTATAACCGCCATGAAACGGGTCAGACGCTTCTCCCCCTTGAAGGCATCCACAAGTAGTACAGGCCACCCGAAGGCACCACTCAGCTTTGCCGCCGCCGCAAGGCCGAGTGCCATTCCTGCACCCATGCGCCTCTCGTAGATCAGTACGAGCATGAAGAGGGTAACGAAGAACGCCACGTGGATGTCCAGCATGGCAGCCACGGCGGTTGCCTGAAGCGTCGGGTCGGCGGCTACAAAAACCAGGGCGATGAGGGAGGCTAGGTAACTCCCGCTTATTCTGTACGTTGCCAGGAGGACCAGTACACCTATGAGGGCAAATTCGATGAGGCCGGGAACGCGCCAGTCTATCGGCTTGTCCTCCCTCAGCATCCCAAGCATTATAAGGTCCTTCCCTAAGAACGGGTGCTCAAGGTTGAGGTAGTTCTGGATGTTGTCCTTATCCGGGTACCTGAATCCGGGGACAACGTAGTAGCTTCCCGAGGGGAGCTCTTTTGCAAGTGATTTTCGGAATGCCCCGAGGTTCCGGGGTGGAATCTCAAAGTACAGCCCGGGAAAGTCGTAGTACTCCATCTCAAACGTTGTGTTGTAGTCGTCGGCTATCATCTCAACGGTGGAGGCGTAGCGCAGTTTGGAAGACACGTTGGAGAAGATGACGTTTACCCCCTCCGAGCCCGTTGTACCGTTCACGTAGTGGACGTCGACCCCCAAGCGGTGGAGTATGTTCCTGCTAGCCGGGATGTACCAGACCTCGTCACCTATGTACCCTCTAAGCGCCGGTGAGGACGCCGTTCTGTAAAGGTACCAGAAGGAGGACAGTATTATACCCGCCGATATGAGTATGAACACAAGGGTTTTCCATTTCATTGCCGCCACCACGTGGAGTAGTGCGGCAACTTTTTTAAGCTTCCCCACGAGGGGAAGGCTGATGATAGAGGAAGAAGGGGTAAAGCTCGCACTTGAAGTGCTCAGAAAGGGGCGAAATCCAAAGGGGCTGGGGGCCAAACTGGGTAAGGGCTGGGAAGAGGCCGTGGAAATAGCGCGGGCCAGGTTGAGGGCCGGAAACAAGTTCTCGCGGGACGACCTCTGGATGGACATGGAGGGCCTCAGGTACGCAACCCACGAAGCTGTTGCCAAGTATCGGAGCGAGCGCCTTAAGAAATCGGGTGTGCGGAGCCTAGCCGACGTATCCTGCGGCGTTGGGATCCAGCTCATCTTCTACGCGATGAACCTGGATAGGGCCTGGGGCATAGACATTGATCCACGAAGGGTAGAGTACGCAAGGAGAAACGCTGAGAAGTACGGGGTCACCAACATTGAGTTTATAGCCGCTGACTCGCTGAGCCCGGAGACCGTTGGGCGAATCGATGCCGATGTCGTATTCTCGGACCCGGCACGTCCCCCCGTGGCTCCGGAAAGAAAACTTGAAGGCCTGCTACCGAGCCCCCTGGATATCCACCGGATTTACAGGGAGAAGACGGACCTCTTCATATTCGATCTTCCCCCCCAGATAAGGAGAGAGAAAATTCCCTGGAAGGGGGAGTTCGAGTACATCGACCTCAACGGGGCGCTCAACCGGCTGACCTTCTACTTCGAGGGACT from the Thermococcus sp. genome contains:
- the rnhB gene encoding ribonuclease HII codes for the protein MGLKLGGIDEAGRGPVVGPMVIGAVVVDEENVPELAKLGVRDSKKLSPGRREMLFDRIVDLLDDYVLLELWPEEIDGRTCTLNEFEVKNFIRALNSLKVKPDVLYIDAADVKEERFGEEVSRGLDFTPRIIAEHKADDRFIPVSAASILAKVTRDRLVEALKEEYGEIGSGYPSDPRTRAFLERYYREHGEFPPIARKTWGTLKKIKEAVEGKAQNGMGQLTLEMFTGRSR
- a CDS encoding dolichyl-phosphate-mannose--protein mannosyltransferase produces the protein MKWKTLVFILISAGIILSSFWYLYRTASSPALRGYIGDEVWYIPASRNILHRLGVDVHYVNGTTGSEGVNVIFSNVSSKLRYASTVEMIADDYNTTFEMEYYDFPGLYFEIPPRNLGAFRKSLAKELPSGSYYVVPGFRYPDKDNIQNYLNLEHPFLGKDLIMLGMLREDKPIDWRVPGLIEFALIGVLVLLATYRISGSYLASLIALVFVAADPTLQATAVAAMLDIHVAFFVTLFMLVLIYERRMGAGMALGLAAAAKLSGAFGWPVLLVDAFKGEKRLTRFMAVIALVPGVAFLVPNLTAIKAVGFEYWLRQFLGSFRWHLSYKGPNPSTSPFWQWFVNSTPFPFHFNPNIYAQTDPFLLLAMVVFIFAIPWVYRKRTRVVVPFGIFWSTIALFALQYALGGKTQFSFYATVLVPPAAVTIGVVLNDIIRWEAFRESIKTYWVWILRIKRRIWDVTGISR
- a CDS encoding methyltransferase domain-containing protein; the encoded protein is MIEEEGVKLALEVLRKGRNPKGLGAKLGKGWEEAVEIARARLRAGNKFSRDDLWMDMEGLRYATHEAVAKYRSERLKKSGVRSLADVSCGVGIQLIFYAMNLDRAWGIDIDPRRVEYARRNAEKYGVTNIEFIAADSLSPETVGRIDADVVFSDPARPPVAPERKLEGLLPSPLDIHRIYREKTDLFIFDLPPQIRREKIPWKGEFEYIDLNGALNRLTFYFEGLARTERSAVLLPAGMRIESRPELENVVGWTNLVGHYLYEISPAVAYADLINELFHLLPGNPRMLLKDKRRVIGTGSDEIKSEYLKRTYAVVDVVPFHPVRINDILRREGFGKATLRVSVPDSEYWSLRRRIESGLRGDRRAFIFEFNRKAIIAEPL